In one Atribacteraceae bacterium genomic region, the following are encoded:
- the hisG gene encoding ATP phosphoribosyltransferase: protein MSKLTVSVPTGRLKEESLSLLARLRTWPAEYVLPSRRLVVETSDLPWRIMFSHPKDSSIYVEFGAADLGIVGKDILLERENEVYELMDLGIGRCTMVIAGPEGLSRKALFEREHLRIATKYPSITQRYLSENGVTGDLVYLYGSIELAPAIGLADAIVDIVSTGKTLRENHLRIIEEIGFISARLVANRISIKTRNTEIAEFCNQLNEVIEHA from the coding sequence ATGAGTAAACTGACGGTATCGGTGCCGACCGGCCGGCTGAAAGAGGAATCTCTGTCTCTTTTGGCCCGCCTGCGGACTTGGCCGGCTGAATACGTTTTACCCTCCCGCCGGCTGGTGGTTGAAACCAGCGATCTTCCCTGGAGGATCATGTTTTCCCATCCCAAAGACAGTTCGATTTATGTTGAGTTTGGGGCCGCCGACCTGGGAATCGTGGGCAAAGACATCCTCCTCGAACGGGAAAACGAGGTTTACGAACTCATGGATCTGGGAATCGGGCGCTGCACCATGGTGATCGCCGGCCCGGAGGGCTTGAGCCGCAAGGCCCTGTTCGAACGCGAACATCTTAGGATCGCCACCAAGTATCCGTCGATCACCCAACGGTACCTCTCGGAAAACGGAGTCACCGGCGACCTGGTATATCTTTACGGTTCGATCGAACTGGCTCCGGCGATCGGGCTGGCCGACGCCATCGTGGATATCGTTTCCACTGGAAAAACCTTACGGGAAAACCACCTGCGGATCATCGAGGAAATCGGTTTCATCTCCGCCCGGCTGGTGGCCAACCGGATAAGCATCAAGACCCGCAACACGGAAATCGCTGAATTTTGCAACCAACTGAACGAGGTGATCGAGCATGCCTGA